Proteins encoded by one window of Cannabis sativa cultivar Pink pepper isolate KNU-18-1 chromosome 4, ASM2916894v1, whole genome shotgun sequence:
- the LOC115712190 gene encoding dof zinc finger protein DOF5.7 — MMSADPAPAAAPTKSASSKDEIHGTSAAGNRKNSSAARPAPEQQSLKCPRCDSPNTKFCYYNNYSLTQPRHFCKTCRRYWTKGGALRNVPVGGGCRKNKKVKSSSSRLSGSGSGADSKDYSSSPSTSDFGLKFFHGISPAMDFQLSGLSFPRVLHHNPSSAHGLIYNSNSNNTNTFGDVIVSPNTTSFDNNSINHLSGTSSSSNPLMMSSFSNYNPLSLGPGGFSAPAVHTNLASSIESLSSINQDLHWKLQQQRLATMLFGGDQTHQKDETLVNSNNNNDNDDNNNNNNNPEKQPHQSSSSVPLLFHNLEISRQEDHHHHHHHHQPPRKDQVVISTGNDSATATGMEWFFGNSNYGQPQQPPVVPQQFQVSTVTPSNSGSTNNIGHDHQNGNTTTWINSSNGNQTWSTSDHFAAI, encoded by the coding sequence ATGATGTCCGCCGATCCTGCTCCGGCGGCAGCCCCCACAAAATCCGCTTCCTCCAAAGATGAGATCCACGGAACCAGCGCTGCAGGCAACCGGAAAAACTCCAGCGCAGCAAGGCCGGCGCCGGAGCAGCAATCTCTCAAGTGCCCTCGGTGCGATTCTCCCAACACAAAATTCTGCTACTACAACAACTATAGCCTCACTCAACCCAGACACTTCTGCAAGACTTGCCGGAGATACTGGACTAAAGGCGGAGCCCTAAGAAACGTCCCCGTCGGCGGTGGTTGTAGAAAAAACAAGAAAGTTAAGTCTTCCTCCTCCCGTCTCTCTGGTTCCGGTTCTGGTGCCGACTCCAAAGACTATTCCAGCTCACCATCGACGTCGGATTTTGGGTTGAAGTTCTTTCACGGAATTTCTCCGGCCATGGATTTTCAGCTAAGCGGGCTTTCCTTCCCAAGAGTACTACATCATAACCCTTCATCAGCTCATGGATTAATCTATAACAGTAACAGTAATAATACTAATACTTTTGGAGACGTCATCGTTTCACCTAACACTACTAGTTTCGACAATAATAGCATTAATCATCTATCTGGAACCTCATCATCATCAAATCCATTGATGATGAGTAGTTTTAGTAATTATAATCCCCTGTCGTTGGGTCCAGGTGGGTTCAGTGCACCCGCAGTTCATACCAACCTAGCTTCTTCCATCGAGTCTTTGAGTTCCATTAACCAAGACCTTCACTGGAAACTACAGCAGCAGAGGCTGGCCACCATGTTGTTCGGCGGGGATCAGACTCATCAGAAAGACGAAACTCTAGTTAATAGCaacaataataatgataatgatgataataataataataataataatccggAGAAGCAGCCTCATCAATCTTCATCTTCTGTGCCTCTTTTGTTTCATAATCTGGAGATTTCAAGACAAgaagatcatcatcatcatcatcatcatcatcagccaCCGAGAAAGGATCAAGTTGTAATTTCGACCGGGAATGATTCCGCAACAGCCACCGGTATGGAGTGGTTTTTTGGTAATTCTAATTACGGACAGCCGCAGCAGCCGCCAGTAGTACCGCAGCAGTTTCAGGTGAGCACTGTGACGCCGAGTAACAGTGGTAGTACTAATAATATTGGGCATGATCATCAGAAtgggaatactactacttggatTAATAGTAGTAATGGAAATCAAACATGGAGTACTAGTGATCACTTTGCAGCTATTTAG